The proteins below are encoded in one region of Silene latifolia isolate original U9 population chromosome 2, ASM4854445v1, whole genome shotgun sequence:
- the LOC141642698 gene encoding caffeoylshikimate esterase-like isoform X2: MAKLSSLSLVLLWSLVIFGSLSQIQATREIESNAQKVCSPLLVVHGAADMVTDPNVNKFLYDRACSKDKTLKLYEGGYHSILVAWMDIAVLFRHFVYEATLSFLSIF; encoded by the exons ATGGCGAAATTGAGCTCACTATCTCTTGTTCTACTATGGAGTCTCGTAATTTTCGGTTCCCTCTCTCAAATTCAG GCGACAAGAGAAATCGAGTCAAATGCTCAGAAG GTGTGTTCTCCATTGTTGGTCGTTCATGGAGCTGCAGATATGGTCACAGATCCAAATGTGAACAAGTTTCTATATGATCGAGCTTGTAGCAAGGATAAAACACTGAAACTCTATGAAGGAGGCTATCATTCTATTCTTGTAGCATGGATGGATATTGCCGTCCTCTTTCGTCATTTTGTATATGAA GCAACTCTCAGTTTTTTATCAATATTTTGA
- the LOC141642698 gene encoding caffeoylshikimate esterase-like isoform X1, translating to MAKLSSLSLVLLWSLVIFGSLSQIQATREIESNAQKVCSPLLVVHGAADMVTDPNVNKFLYDRACSKDKTLKLYEGGYHSILVAWMDIAVLFRHFVYEVFDFFFYMLVCCKL from the exons ATGGCGAAATTGAGCTCACTATCTCTTGTTCTACTATGGAGTCTCGTAATTTTCGGTTCCCTCTCTCAAATTCAG GCGACAAGAGAAATCGAGTCAAATGCTCAGAAG GTGTGTTCTCCATTGTTGGTCGTTCATGGAGCTGCAGATATGGTCACAGATCCAAATGTGAACAAGTTTCTATATGATCGAGCTTGTAGCAAGGATAAAACACTGAAACTCTATGAAGGAGGCTATCATTCTATTCTTGTAGCATGGATGGATATTGCCGTCCTCTTTCGTCATTTTGTATATGAAGTATTTGATTTTTTCTTCTATATGCTTGTCTGCTGCAAATTGTGA
- the LOC141642698 gene encoding uncharacterized protein LOC141642698 isoform X3, whose translation MAKLSSLSLVLLWSLVIFGSLSQIQVCSPLLVVHGAADMVTDPNVNKFLYDRACSKDKTLKLYEGGYHSILVAWMDIAVLFRHFVYEATLSFLSIF comes from the exons ATGGCGAAATTGAGCTCACTATCTCTTGTTCTACTATGGAGTCTCGTAATTTTCGGTTCCCTCTCTCAAATTCAG GTGTGTTCTCCATTGTTGGTCGTTCATGGAGCTGCAGATATGGTCACAGATCCAAATGTGAACAAGTTTCTATATGATCGAGCTTGTAGCAAGGATAAAACACTGAAACTCTATGAAGGAGGCTATCATTCTATTCTTGTAGCATGGATGGATATTGCCGTCCTCTTTCGTCATTTTGTATATGAA GCAACTCTCAGTTTTTTATCAATATTTTGA